The Aquila chrysaetos chrysaetos chromosome 16, bAquChr1.4, whole genome shotgun sequence genome has a segment encoding these proteins:
- the MECR gene encoding enoyl-[acyl-carrier-protein] reductase, mitochondrial isoform X1, translating to MQRAAARVLRGARTPPARTRSATARAPPPRGLLYERHGEPAAVVQLKDLEVAELRDSDVHVKMLAAPINPADINMIQGTYAILSPLPAVGGNEGVGEVLEVGRRVTALKPGDWVIPAAAGVGTWRTQGVFPEEMLLKVPSDIPVLCAATLSVNPCTAYRMLADFETLAPGDSVIQNAANSGVGQAVIQIAKASGIKTINVVRDRPDLPKLVERLMALGADHVITEEMLRKPEMKDIFKSIPKPRLALNCVGGKSTTEMLRHLQPKGTMVTYGGMAKQPVMVPVSTFIFRDVRLRGFWMTQWKKDHAQDQESLTSMMDALCQLIRRGQLTAPACTEVPLQDYKAALEATMKPFASSKQILLF from the exons ATGCAGCGGGCGGCAGCGCGGGTGCTGCGCGGGGCGCGGACCCCCCCAGCGCGGACGCGCTCGGCCACGGcgcgggccccccccccgcgggggcTGCTCTATGAGCGGCACGGGGAACCCGCGGCCGTCGTGCA ACTAAAGGACCTCGAGGTGGCCGAGCTGAGGGACTCCGATGTCCACGTCAAGATGTTGGCAGCCCCCATCAATCCCGCTGACATCAATATGATCCAAG GGACCTACGCCATCCTCTCCCCACTGCCGGCCGTGGGAGGGAACGAAGGTGTCGGGGAAGTGCTGGAGGTCGGGCGTCGTGTGACGGCTCTGAAACCCGGGGACTGGGTCATCCCGGCAGCCGCCGGAGTCG GGACATGGCGGACGCAGGGGGTCTTCCCCGAGGAGATGCTGCTGAAGGTGCCCAGTGACATCCCGGTGCTGTGTGCCGCCACTCTGAGCGTCAACCCGTGCACGGCGTACCGCATGCTGGCCGACTTCGAGACCCTGGCTCCGG GTGACTCTGTCATCCAGAACGCTGCCAACAGCGGCGTGGGCCAGGCTGTTATCCAGATCGCCAAAGCCTCCGGCATCAAGACCATCAACGTGGTGAGGGACAG ACCTGATCTCCCAAAGCTGGTGGAGAGGCTGATGGCTCTGGGCGCAGACCATGTCATCACGGAGGAGATGCTGAGAAAGCCAGAAATGAAAGATATATTTAAG AGCATCCCGAAGCCCCGGCTCGCCCTGAACTGCGTTGGAGGCAAAAGCACTACGGAGATGCTGCGGCATCTGCA GCCCAAAGGGACCATGGTCACCTACGGGGGTATGGCAAAGCAGCCTGTGATGGTGCCTGTG agcacaTTCATCTTTCGGGACGTGCGGCTCCGCGGCTTCTGGATGACCCAGTGGAAGAAGGACCATGCGCAGG ACCAGGAGAGCCTGACCAGCATGATGGATGCCTTGTGCCAGCTCATCCGGAGGGGGCAGCTCACCGCGCCGGCCTGCACTGAGGTCCCGCTCCAGGACTACAAGGCAGCGCTGGAGGCCACCATGAAGCCGTTCGCGTCCTCGAAGCAGATCCTCCTCTTCTGA
- the MECR gene encoding enoyl-[acyl-carrier-protein] reductase, mitochondrial isoform X2, whose amino-acid sequence MQRAAARVLRGARTPPARTRSATARAPPPRGLLYERHGEPAAVVQLKDLEVAELRDSDVHVKMLAAPINPADINMIQGTYAILSPLPAVGGNEGVGEVLEVGRRVTALKPGDWVIPAAAGVGDSVIQNAANSGVGQAVIQIAKASGIKTINVVRDRPDLPKLVERLMALGADHVITEEMLRKPEMKDIFKSIPKPRLALNCVGGKSTTEMLRHLQPKGTMVTYGGMAKQPVMVPVSTFIFRDVRLRGFWMTQWKKDHAQDQESLTSMMDALCQLIRRGQLTAPACTEVPLQDYKAALEATMKPFASSKQILLF is encoded by the exons ATGCAGCGGGCGGCAGCGCGGGTGCTGCGCGGGGCGCGGACCCCCCCAGCGCGGACGCGCTCGGCCACGGcgcgggccccccccccgcgggggcTGCTCTATGAGCGGCACGGGGAACCCGCGGCCGTCGTGCA ACTAAAGGACCTCGAGGTGGCCGAGCTGAGGGACTCCGATGTCCACGTCAAGATGTTGGCAGCCCCCATCAATCCCGCTGACATCAATATGATCCAAG GGACCTACGCCATCCTCTCCCCACTGCCGGCCGTGGGAGGGAACGAAGGTGTCGGGGAAGTGCTGGAGGTCGGGCGTCGTGTGACGGCTCTGAAACCCGGGGACTGGGTCATCCCGGCAGCCGCCGGAGTCG GTGACTCTGTCATCCAGAACGCTGCCAACAGCGGCGTGGGCCAGGCTGTTATCCAGATCGCCAAAGCCTCCGGCATCAAGACCATCAACGTGGTGAGGGACAG ACCTGATCTCCCAAAGCTGGTGGAGAGGCTGATGGCTCTGGGCGCAGACCATGTCATCACGGAGGAGATGCTGAGAAAGCCAGAAATGAAAGATATATTTAAG AGCATCCCGAAGCCCCGGCTCGCCCTGAACTGCGTTGGAGGCAAAAGCACTACGGAGATGCTGCGGCATCTGCA GCCCAAAGGGACCATGGTCACCTACGGGGGTATGGCAAAGCAGCCTGTGATGGTGCCTGTG agcacaTTCATCTTTCGGGACGTGCGGCTCCGCGGCTTCTGGATGACCCAGTGGAAGAAGGACCATGCGCAGG ACCAGGAGAGCCTGACCAGCATGATGGATGCCTTGTGCCAGCTCATCCGGAGGGGGCAGCTCACCGCGCCGGCCTGCACTGAGGTCCCGCTCCAGGACTACAAGGCAGCGCTGGAGGCCACCATGAAGCCGTTCGCGTCCTCGAAGCAGATCCTCCTCTTCTGA
- the MECR gene encoding enoyl-[acyl-carrier-protein] reductase, mitochondrial isoform X3, translated as MLAAPINPADINMIQGTYAILSPLPAVGGNEGVGEVLEVGRRVTALKPGDWVIPAAAGVGTWRTQGVFPEEMLLKVPSDIPVLCAATLSVNPCTAYRMLADFETLAPGDSVIQNAANSGVGQAVIQIAKASGIKTINVVRDRPDLPKLVERLMALGADHVITEEMLRKPEMKDIFKSIPKPRLALNCVGGKSTTEMLRHLQPKGTMVTYGGMAKQPVMVPVSTFIFRDVRLRGFWMTQWKKDHAQDQESLTSMMDALCQLIRRGQLTAPACTEVPLQDYKAALEATMKPFASSKQILLF; from the exons ATGTTGGCAGCCCCCATCAATCCCGCTGACATCAATATGATCCAAG GGACCTACGCCATCCTCTCCCCACTGCCGGCCGTGGGAGGGAACGAAGGTGTCGGGGAAGTGCTGGAGGTCGGGCGTCGTGTGACGGCTCTGAAACCCGGGGACTGGGTCATCCCGGCAGCCGCCGGAGTCG GGACATGGCGGACGCAGGGGGTCTTCCCCGAGGAGATGCTGCTGAAGGTGCCCAGTGACATCCCGGTGCTGTGTGCCGCCACTCTGAGCGTCAACCCGTGCACGGCGTACCGCATGCTGGCCGACTTCGAGACCCTGGCTCCGG GTGACTCTGTCATCCAGAACGCTGCCAACAGCGGCGTGGGCCAGGCTGTTATCCAGATCGCCAAAGCCTCCGGCATCAAGACCATCAACGTGGTGAGGGACAG ACCTGATCTCCCAAAGCTGGTGGAGAGGCTGATGGCTCTGGGCGCAGACCATGTCATCACGGAGGAGATGCTGAGAAAGCCAGAAATGAAAGATATATTTAAG AGCATCCCGAAGCCCCGGCTCGCCCTGAACTGCGTTGGAGGCAAAAGCACTACGGAGATGCTGCGGCATCTGCA GCCCAAAGGGACCATGGTCACCTACGGGGGTATGGCAAAGCAGCCTGTGATGGTGCCTGTG agcacaTTCATCTTTCGGGACGTGCGGCTCCGCGGCTTCTGGATGACCCAGTGGAAGAAGGACCATGCGCAGG ACCAGGAGAGCCTGACCAGCATGATGGATGCCTTGTGCCAGCTCATCCGGAGGGGGCAGCTCACCGCGCCGGCCTGCACTGAGGTCCCGCTCCAGGACTACAAGGCAGCGCTGGAGGCCACCATGAAGCCGTTCGCGTCCTCGAAGCAGATCCTCCTCTTCTGA